The Bacillus sp. B-jedd sequence TTAGCCAACTCTCCTTGACAACCTGTCAAGTTATGGTTTCCTCAAGGATGGGTTGTATTGACGTAAGGAGCGATGGACACAAAAAACTCCTCATCAGCGAGGCTGTAGACTTCCTCTTTTCCATTCTCGGCTGTCACGATCAACTCATCAGAAGTAATGGACGCTGACTTTGCTGTAAGTGCTCTAGTGCTGTACCCGTTGACCATTTCCTTGATATTAACATCGCCATTCTGTTTCGCTACGTTCTCTCCTTGCCCATTTTCCTGTTTGGCCGTTTCCCCGCTGCATGCCGCAAGGCCAACCACAGCCAGTAAAGCAATCAAAAGCAATCTTAACTTCATTGGAAATCACCACCTATTTTCCTAAGCTAAAATCATTATAACATCATCAAAGAACTCTGTTCACCTTTTCACAATTTTTACATTTTTTTGCTTCGCTCCATCCTCCCAACTTATCCCTAAGTGTTGCTTTCATGTTACTATGAAACTGATTCATTTTGGTATGAAAAGGAGGAGTTCATTTGAAGTTTTTCGTTGAAAAGGAATACCTTCTCAAGCATTTGAACGAAGAAGATGTCAGGATTGTTGATTGTCGGTTTTCACTTGCTGACCCTGGAAAAGGGCAAACGGAATACGAGAACAACCATATCCCAGGAGCCATTCATTTTGACCTTGAGAAGGACTTATCCGGTCCAGTCTGCACACACGGCGGGCGCCACCCCCTGCCCGATCTCGGCGGACTCATCGCAAAACTGGAACATTCAGGAATAGACAGGAATACAACCATCATTGCCTACGACAACGGCGAAGGTGCTTTTGCCGCGAGATTCTGGTGGCTCTTAACCTACCTTGGCCACGAAAAAATCTTTATCCTCAATGGCGGATTCAAGGAGTGGACAGCAGCAACTTACCCAACAACCGCGGAGGTTCCTACTTTTGCAAAAACGGACTTCCATGCCGAAATTGACTCTGCCATTCTTGCAGATATGAAAGAAGTGAAAGAAATTTCCCTTGGCAAAAAGAAAAATGCTATCCTGATTGATTCCCGCGAATCGAAAAGATACTTGGGCATTGAGGAGCCGATAGATAAAAAGAAAGGGCATATTCCTGGTGCCATCAACAAGCCATGGATGGAGGGTCTCCAGGATGGGAAATTCAAATCTCCTGATGAACAAGCACGGAGATTTTCCGAAATCTCCCTCGACAAAGAGGTTATAGTGTACTGCGGTTCCGGCGTCACCGCTGTCCCGAACTTCCTGGCGTTAAAGGAAGCGGGCTTCGAGAACGTCAAGCTATATCTCGGCAGCTTCAGCGACTGGATATCATACGAGGACAATGACATTCAATAATTTTGCAAAATAAACACCCTAGATTCATAAGGGAGGAAGTTTTATGCCAAATAACGGGAGACCGAGAAGAATCCTTTTAGATCTAGCAGTCACTCTAGATGGTTTCATTGAGGGAAAAAACGGAGAAGTTGACTGGTGCATCATGGACCCTGAAATGGATTTCATTCAATTTCTAAACGACATTGATACGATTTTATATGGCAGGAAAAGCTATGATTTATGGGGGCAATACACTCCTGAAACTGCTGATGAGGGTGAAAAAGAATTTTGGGAAATCATCCATGGCAAGAAAAAATATGTATTTTCCAAAACGCAAACAGGGACTGACGAAAAAGCAGTTTTCATCAATGACGATCTTTCCGAGCATGTCTTAGCACTAAAGAATAAGCCAGGCAAAGACATTTGGCTGTATGGCGGAGCAAGCCTTATTACAACGTTTATCCAGTTGGGGCTCATTGATGAATTCAGATTATCTGTCCACCCTGTAGTTTTGGGAGAAGGAAAACCGTTATTTGTCGATATCAAACAGCGACTGAATTTAAAATTGGCCGAGACTAAGACATTCTCTTCCGGCGTCGTGCAGCTTATTTATCATTGGGATGGCCATTCATGAAAGGACAGAAAAACCTCGATTTTTAATTATGGTTTTTGCACAAAAAGGAAAGTCCACTTTAATAGCGAATAAATATAGATGAGGTGATGAGAATGTTAGTTGTTACGACTGAAAAAATTGAAGGTTACCAGGTGAAGGAAATCAAAGGTCCTGTTTTCGGCCTGATTGTCCGGAGCAGAGGGCTCGGCGGCGATATTATGGCCGGGCTGAAGGGACTTGTCGGCGGAGAAATTAAGCAATACACATCCATGCTCGAGGATTCCCGAAAGGAAGCGATGGACCGGATGATCAAAAACGCCAACCAAATGGGCGCCAATGCGATCATCATGATGCGATTCGATTCAGGGGAAATTGGTCAAAACATGAGTGAAATTGTCGCTTATGGCACTGCCGCTGTGGTGGAGAAGCTTTAATGGCCTGGTTGTTAGTCGGCGGGTTTTACCTGTTGCAAATCATCGGCGTAATCGTCGTCATTTTGCTTGGCTACTTCATTTATGACAAACGGTACAAAAAGAACCAGGACGGAGCCGTCCCGCCGGGCTTCGTTGCAACAAGCGAAGTGAATATCGATCCGGTTACCGGCGAGAAAACAAGGGTGTATTATAACGCTGAAACCGGCGAGCGGTTTTACCGGAAGGAACGATAAAGAGGCGTCCGATTGACGGAATCACTCCGTCATAAAACTGGAATGCCTAGCAAAAACAACGGCCCGGAAATCCGGACCGTTGTTCCTTTTTCAGTTAACCTCTATAAATCCTGCGTGAATCGGATCATATCCCTGCACTGGATCCCATTCTCAAAAATTTCTTCCCGATAATGTCGGATAAAATAATCCCGGTCAACTCCATTCATTCTAAAGCCGCATTTTTGATATAATGCGATTTGCCCTATACTTGAATTGCCGGTACCAACCTCAATCGTCCTATAACCGCTATGTTTCGCTATTTGAATCGCGTCTTTCACTAGCTGTTGTCCTATCCCTATCCCCTGGTGCGTTTCCGCGACCGCGACATTTACCAGTTCTGCTGTTTCAGGCCTGGTTGGCAGCAGCACATATACTCCGACGATTCGTTGCCCTTTTTCAGCTACATAACAATCTCCCCTTAGTAAATAATCGTCCACGCTCTCCGTGGAGGGGTCAGCTGTTAACAACAAATTCATCGGGGGCCTTTCATCTTGGGCAATTTTTCTAATAATCATATTTTCCCCTTTACTCAAAACAACAGTTCACCAATAGTTTCAAAAAGCTAATTGGTTTCCAAGGCGGGGAATACCCCTCAATTATTTACTAACGTCAAAGCTGGGCGCTGTTTCTCGGTCTTCATTGCCGAGCTCTTCACTTTCCCGTTTTCGATATAGACGATACGGTCAGCCATCGCATTTGCATCTTCCTTGTCATGTGTGACGAAAATGGAAGTGATGCCAGTCTTTTTAATAATTTCCCTAAGCTCGCGCCTGATTTTTTTCTGCAAGTCGGCATCAAGGTTGCTGAATGGTTCATCGAGAATCAATAACGACGGTTCAGGAGCCAATGCCCTTGCCAGAGCCACGCGCTGCTGTTGGCCGCCGCTTAACTCATGAGGATAACGGTTTGCATAATCAGCCAGGTTTACGAGTTCCAGCATTTCTTCCACACGCTGGTGCTTTTCTTTCCTGCTTTTCTTTTTCAAGCCAAACATAATGTTTTTTGCAACGGTCATATGCGGGAAAAGGGCATAATCCTGAAAAACAAATCCAATTCCCCTTTTTTCGGGCTGTACGAAACAGGCACGGTTGCACACTGTCTCGCCGCAAATATTAATTGAGCCGTTTTGCGGACATTCAAGCCCCGCAATCAACCTAAGAATCGTACTCTTTCCACTTCCGCTTTCGCCTAAAATTGAAACAATCTCGCCCTTTTCTATCTCCAGGCAAAAGTCCTTGATGACAGCTTCTTTTGCATTTTTATATTTATATTGTAAATCTTGTATTTGTATAAACATCAGCTGTTCTCCTTTTCTGCGAGTTTATGGAAAATGAAAATAAAGATTCCGCTTAATAGGATGATTAATAACGAGGCCAATGACGCTTCCTGGACTCTTTCATCATTTGCATATTTAAACGCCTGGGTGGCCAGGGTTGAAAAATTAAATGGCTGTAAAAATAATGTCAACGGAAGTTCTTTGAGAATATCGACAAATACGAGAATAAATCCGCTGAACACAGCTCCTTTTACCATCGGCAGGTCTACTTTGAAAAAAGTCTTTACAGTCGATGCGCCAAGTGTGCGGGAGGCTTCGGTAAAGCTGTTGCCGACCTTTTCAAACCCCGTTTCAATAGAGTTGTAGCCAATCGCCAAAAAGCGGATGATATAGGCGGAAATCAGCATGACCAGGGTCGTCCGCCAAACTATTGTCGGCTCCATGTTTATTTTTGCCAAAAGTTCTTTATTTGTCGTATCCATCCATAGAAAAATTGTTATAAATGCAATTGCGATCGCCGCTCCCGGGATGGAATAACCAAGCGTTGTCACCCTGGAAGCCATTTTTGCAGCAAGTCCTTGTTGGAGCCTCGTAAAGTTGGAAATGACAAGGGCGATGACCACAATGATGATCGCAGCGATGGCGGCTACATAGATGGAGTTAAAGGCAAGAGTCAAGAAATTCTTATTCAGCACTTTTTCATACGTCATGAACGCCCACTGGATCAGCTGCAGAAAGGGAATAATAAAAGCAATGGCAAAAATTCCGAATGTATAGGCGAATACGAGCCATGCCTTCATGCCTTTCAGCTTTTTTGGCTGGACAGGACGAACTTTCGTAGTGGAAAAGCTATATCTCTTTCTTCCCCGCAAAACCTTTTCGAGTACAAGAACAATGATTACCAAAAGCATTAGGGATCCGGCAAGTTTAAGCGCGGAGTCGAGATCCTTCATCCCATACCATGTTCGGAAGATCGCCGTGCTGAACGTCTGGATTCCAAAGTAACCGACAACCCCATAATCATTGAGCACTTCCAGAATGACGAGCGTCACACTTCCTACAATGGAAGCTTTTGAAATCGGCAGGGCCACCCGGAAAAATATTTTAATAGGGCCTCCTCCGAGGAGTCTCGCATTCTCAATCATCGAGGAAGACTGATTTTGAAAAAAGCTTTTCGTAATCGTATATACATAGGGGAACAGGCACATCGTAAAGATGAAGACAGCCCCCTGAATGTTCATGATCGTGAAGTATTTTTGGTTAACCGTAATCTCAAATGTATTTCTCAAGGTCGTTTGGATGACCCCTGTGTAGTTAACGATTCCATGATACGTATAAGCTGCGATATATGGCGGAATCGCCAGTGGCAAAATCAACGCCCACTTCAGGAAATTCTTTAGCGGAAAATCATACATGGCAACAAGCCAGGCCAGGCTCGTTCCGATTGCTGTCGTCGCAATCGCCGTGAAAAACATAATGACAAGGGTATTTCGGATATAATCTTTTAATAAATATTCCTGAATATGCTGCCAGTTTTCATTTGGTTCAGTAAATAACTGAACACCGATGATGAAATTCGGTATGAGGATGATAATAATCAAGGCCAGACTGAGCAGGGACCAAATATTAAGTTGTTGTTTGACAAGTCTCCGCAAGCCCAACGCTGACACTTCCTTAAAACTATTCATATGGTGTTTACGTTATTTTTCATTCATCTAAATTATAACGAAAATCATTCTCAATTGAAACCGAAAGTTCTGTGAACGGTTTTGCCGAAGCACCATAGAGCGGCGCTTCGGCATTTGATTGTATTAATTACTTCCAGCCTACTTCGTTGAAAATTTTAATGGCCTGCTGCTGATTTTTGCCGAGAACGGATAGGTTAATATCCTGCTCTTTGAAATCACCCCATGATTTCAGGAACTCAGAAGGCTCAACATTAGGGTTTGCCGGATACTCAAAGTTTACTTCAGCAAATTTTCCCTGTGCTTCTTCACTTGATAGGAATTCCATGAACTTGATGGCGTTTTCCTTGTTTTTCGCATACTTTGTTACCGCAATCGCGCTTACGTTAATGTGTGTTCCTGTTGTTTCCTGGTTCGGGAAGAACACGCCCACTTGTTCAGCTACTTTCTTCTCTTCAGGATCTTCGGAAACTGACATCAGCCCAACATAGTACGTATTCATAAGGGCGACATCCGCTTCACCAGCTACAACGGCTTTCGCCTGATCCCTGTCATTCCCTTGTGGTTCCCTTGCCATATTTGCGACAAACCCTTTTGCCCAGTCTTTCGCTTCCTTTTCACCCATAACTTCAATGAAAGATGACAGGAGTGAAATGTTGTACATATTATCAGCCGGGCGGGCAACTACTCTTCCTTTCCATTCAGGTGTCGCCATCGCTTCATAAGTTGATAGCTCTTCAGGCTTTACACGGTCTTTCGCGTAAACAAGGACACGGGCCCTTTTTGCCATCGCGAACCAGTAATTTTCATCATCACGGAGTTTTTCAGGAATGTTTTTTTCAAGGACTTCACTTTCGACAGGCTGGAGCAGATCAGCTTCTTTCGCAACGTGCAAATTGCCTGCGTCAGCGGTGAAATAAAGGTCTGCCTCGGTTGCATCTCCTTCAACATTCAGTCGCTCCATCAGCTCGTCGCCTTTTCCCTCAACGACGTTTACTTTAATGCCCGTCTTTTCTTCAAAAATCTTATATAATTCGTTATCAGACTCATAGTGCCTGCTTGTATAAAGATTAACGACACCAGGTTCTTTCTTTTCTTCTGATTCTTTCGCAGGTTCCTTTTTTGAAGCGGTGTTCGATTTTGCACAGCCAGCCAACGCACCGAAAACTAGCAAAAAGATCATACTGAAAGCAAATACTTTTTTCCTCATGATTGCACCTCTTGTTTGGTTTTTAATTGAGAATCATTTTCAATTTATTCACTATGCCTAATATATAATGATAATCATTATCAGTCAATCATTATTAGATATTTATTTACTCAGTTTGATAGATTTGACATATTTTTGCCATAAAGATGTCTTTAATTCGTTGGTTTAGTTCATCTACCATTGAGGTTTTTTCCTGTACTACCGCAGGTTTAGTGCATAGCAGGACTATTATGTGGACATAAAAAGACCCTGTAGAGTAGGCATTTTCCGTCTACTCTACAGGGTCTATATTTTATTAAATTTGTAACACGCAGTGTCATTTTTGATGTTAATTTCCACTCCGGGGACATGCTTTCCGCGGGGTGCCAGTGGAGCCTCCTCGGCGCTGCGAGCGCCTGTGGGGTCTCCACTTGCCGCTGCATCCCGCCGGAGTCAGTCCCCTTCGTTCCAATTAACTCATTAAAAATCGATACTCACTATTAACATAGCCGCAAAGCAAAGAACATTTGAATTTTTTTAGGTTCCTTCGACGGTTATACTCGCCCTTCTTCTTGCTTTTAATAATTTGACGAGGTTTAATACGATTGTTTTTGTAACGGCATAGGTTGGGACTGCCAAGACCATCCCCAGGACTCCAGCCAGATTGCCGGCAGCCAATAAAATAATAATGATCGTTGCAGGATGGGTATCCAATGATTTGCCTAAGATCATCGGTGACAGGAGGTTGCCTTCAATTTGTTGTGCAATCAGGATTACAACGACCACTAATAAAGCCTTCGTTGGGGAATCAAAAAATCCAACCAATACCGCCGGAGCACCGCCAATAATCGGGCCAACATACGGAATGATGTTAGTGAAAGCTACAATTAACGCCATGACTAACGCATAACGCAAATCTATAATGAAATATCCAATAAAAGCCAAGATTCCCACCACTGAAGCTACGATGACCTGCCCCTGAATATACGCCGATAAGGTTGCACCTGTTTCCTTAAGGATTGTCAAGCTTTCATCCCTGTATTCTGATGGAATGAACTTCGAAACAGAGAGCGGGAACTTATGCCCGTCCTTAAACATATAAAACAATAAAAAGGGGACTGTCACAAGAATGACCGCAATATTGGCTATGATGCCAAAGAAACCCTTTATTCCATTCGTAAGGGTGTTTGGCAGGTTATTAGCATACTCCATTGTTTTATCTTGAATCGTATCAATGATCTCTCGCTGCTCATTTCTGAAACTTTTGAATTCGGAAGACTTGACGACATCATTAATAAAATCAATGCCTTTATCCGCAAAGACAGGAAGGTCGTGAGCAAGCTCTGTCGCTTGCTTCGTCACCGCCGGAACTAAATTTCCGATTGCAAAAACCATAAGACCGGCGAACACCAAATAAATAATTAAAATAGCCGCTGGCCTTGGTAGCTTCTTACGCTGTAAAAAATCAACGATTGGGTTCAAAAGGAAATACAGAAAGCCGGTTATCAAAATCGGAAAGAAAACAGTTGTAAAAAATACGCCGATCGGTTTAAACATAAAAGAAATCTTTGTCGAAATGAAAATAATAGACACTATAAGCAAAATTTGAATCAGCCAGAATTGCAATTTGGATTTAGTCAAAACAAATACCTCGTACCTATTTTATTTTGGTAAAAGTATATCAGATTTTTGGGCCATAACCTAATACTTCCTGTAATTTTTCAAAATTTATTGGGAGGAACTTGGATAAAGGATTCTTGGAGAACTTTTCGAAAAATCCAGCCGGCAGATTCGGTCAGCTTGCCCAATCGCTACTGCAATAGGAAACTTTGGACGGTTACAAAAAAAATAAATATAAAGACACCTATACTTAGCCAGCCGGTACCTTTATTTCCCTTTTGCAATTCCTTTACGCCCGTTACCAACATCATTAAACTTAAACACAACATCATATAGGGTTGAAACGTAAAATCCTCAGTAATTAATCCATATGCTGCAAGTGAAATGCCCGCTATAGATAAAATAATTTGCAAAAACAGTAGCATTAACATCCCCCTTCACCCAATTTGATTGTTAAACTATATAGGTTGAAATAACGATTGGTATCAAACTGGAACATGGTGGTTGATTTCCGCTCTGGGCATTTCGCTTTCCGCGGGGCATCAAAGCGGCTGCCTGAAATAGCTTCCCGTGGATTTGCGACGAGCTGAACAAAGCTTCCCCGAATATTCTTTGGCGCAGGAGCAGTTAGGAGCCTCCTCGGCGCCCGTGGGGTCTCCACTTGCCGCTCTATCCCGCAGGACAAACAGCTTCTTTGAATTGGCTTTGCACGAAGGAAATGCGTTAGCATTAAGGAAAGCTTCCAAGAATAATCCTCGCACGAAATTATGCGTTAGCATAATTTCGTGCGAGGATTTTCGAGGAGTCTACATGCCTGAGCTCCAATCAACCAGCTCCTTCAACTTTTAATGAAGTAATTATTATTAAATTCAACCTATATAGTCGCTGGTGTTGAGTCGTTTCACAAAAAAGCCTTTGAGATTATTATCTCAAAGGACTAGTGGAGTTTGAAGTGTCTTCCATAATTATTTCCAACTAATTCCGAAGAATCACAACACTTTCTAAACGACACTTCAAGAATAAATTCATTTTCATGGACATTAGCAACCGCTTTTCCACCTTGTTTGGTAATAAGCTGCTGAACAATATGAAGCCCTAATCCTAGATGAGTACCTTTTCGGCTAGTATCCAACCTGAATGTCCTATTAAAAACACTTTGTAGTTTCGAAGCATTAATGTTCTCAACATCATTTACTGCCCTTAACCAAATATAGTCTTCTTCCTCTATAAAACTAATCTTCAAATAGCTTTTGGCATACGTTAAAGCATTTTGAATAATGTTGGTTACGATTCGAACGGTCGCTTTGTTATCTGCAAGAACAGCCGGTACAGGATCTTCAGCCATTTGTACCTCTAACTGCTCTTTCTCAAAATCTTCATAGAACATTAGCATCGTATCCACAACAATTTGATCTAGGAACTGCTTTTCAATGGTCAATTTCTTGTCCGAGGAATCGAGCTGTGAGAGTTCATAAAATAACTCTACAATCATAGTGAGATTATCGATCTTCTTCTGAATAATATCTAAAAACTCTTTCCTTTCTGCTTCAGATATAGACGGATCTTTTAATAGATCAGAAAATCCTTTGATCGATGTTAAAGGCGTTCGTAAATCATGGGATATATTTGTGATCTCTTGTTTTAATTCCATTTCTCTTCTTTCGACGGACTGTTGGTTCTGTTTGAATAAGTGAATCAGCTGGTTGATTTTTGCAGCAAATCGGACCAAGCTTTTATTATGGGTATTTGTACGAACTAATTCATTTGTCCCGAAATTGTTATTGATTTCTTCTAATTGTTTTGTCATCTTTTTGACATCCCAATGGAAAAGCAGAAGCATGCAGACGGCAATAATCAGTAGGGAAATCAATAATATGATAATCTGCCAGCTGATCACCTACATTCATCCCTTCTCCATCAATCGATGTTTTTAGTTACGAACTTCTTTGATCCAATTAGTAAAGAAATCACGGAAATTACGATGCCTACAACCCAATATTTGAAATCGAATTGGACTGCGTCATCCAAAAAGCCCATTAAGTTATCCGTTAACAATGTATCTGGAGTATATTTATACAACTCGTTTAAGCCTGAAATTCGACTAAAAATCCGCAGCAGGTTCCCTGAAAATCCATAAATGAATAGCAACACAATAATACTGTAAACTTCTCCAACCCTCAGCATCCTCAACGTATGTGTTAGGAAAAATCCACTCAGGACAATTGGCGCCATATTGGCACATGCTAGTAGAAAATCTCCTGCCGACTGATTTTCATCTGTAAATAAGTTCTCACCTAATGCAATCATGTAAATTATACCGACGACACAGATGAGCAGAAAATAACTTAACGTGAGGATTAACTTTGACCAGAAGATACTATTTCGAGAAATACCGAAAGAAATGGATTGCTTCATCAGTGTCAAATCTTTTCCAGTGAGAAAGGAATTATAAATTAACCCTACGATTATAATCATTAATCCAGCGCTAATCACATTTGAATAGAAAAATTTACTGGTCGCATAAGGAAATCTAGGATCAGACTTTCCAACAAAATAAAGGACGGCGGCAGCGGCGGCAATTAGAGATAAACATACTATCCCTGTTAGATGCGGACCTTTTTTACGCAGCAGACGATAACTTTCGCTTTTCAGATAATTAATCATTCTTCTTACCCTCCACTAATCCTAAGAAGTATTCCTCAAGATTCAGAGCTTCGATGCGAAACTCCTTCACCATCACCCCATTATCAACTAAAATGCGATTGATATTTCCACCGCTTTCTACATGATTTTGGATTGTGATAACTTGATTAGGAAGGACCTTAAACTGTATATCCACATATGCCCGTTCTAATAATTGTGCCGCTTTTGCTGAATCATCAACCGTTAAGAGTATTTGTTTTCTACTCTTCTCATCCAGGGCTTCCTTGCTTAAATCATCGATGATTACGCCATCTTTGATAAATACAAAACGTGTCGCCAACAATTTCAGCTCCGTTAAAATATGGCTCGAAATTAATATGGTTATATGTTTTTCCTGATTGAGCTTCATC is a genomic window containing:
- a CDS encoding CueP family metal-binding protein, coding for MKLRLLLIALLAVVGLAACSGETAKQENGQGENVAKQNGDVNIKEMVNGYSTRALTAKSASITSDELIVTAENGKEEVYSLADEEFFVSIAPYVNTTHPUGNHNLTGCQGELANKEFAMVITDESGKVILDETVKAGENGFIDLWLPREQTYNVKIEHDGKKTEAEISTFQGDNTCITTMQLM
- a CDS encoding sulfurtransferase; its protein translation is MKFFVEKEYLLKHLNEEDVRIVDCRFSLADPGKGQTEYENNHIPGAIHFDLEKDLSGPVCTHGGRHPLPDLGGLIAKLEHSGIDRNTTIIAYDNGEGAFAARFWWLLTYLGHEKIFILNGGFKEWTAATYPTTAEVPTFAKTDFHAEIDSAILADMKEVKEISLGKKKNAILIDSRESKRYLGIEEPIDKKKGHIPGAINKPWMEGLQDGKFKSPDEQARRFSEISLDKEVIVYCGSGVTAVPNFLALKEAGFENVKLYLGSFSDWISYEDNDIQ
- a CDS encoding dihydrofolate reductase family protein; its protein translation is MPNNGRPRRILLDLAVTLDGFIEGKNGEVDWCIMDPEMDFIQFLNDIDTILYGRKSYDLWGQYTPETADEGEKEFWEIIHGKKKYVFSKTQTGTDEKAVFINDDLSEHVLALKNKPGKDIWLYGGASLITTFIQLGLIDEFRLSVHPVVLGEGKPLFVDIKQRLNLKLAETKTFSSGVVQLIYHWDGHS
- a CDS encoding YbjQ family protein: MLVVTTEKIEGYQVKEIKGPVFGLIVRSRGLGGDIMAGLKGLVGGEIKQYTSMLEDSRKEAMDRMIKNANQMGANAIIMMRFDSGEIGQNMSEIVAYGTAAVVEKL
- a CDS encoding GNAT family N-acetyltransferase, with amino-acid sequence MIIRKIAQDERPPMNLLLTADPSTESVDDYLLRGDCYVAEKGQRIVGVYVLLPTRPETAELVNVAVAETHQGIGIGQQLVKDAIQIAKHSGYRTIEVGTGNSSIGQIALYQKCGFRMNGVDRDYFIRHYREEIFENGIQCRDMIRFTQDL
- a CDS encoding ABC transporter ATP-binding protein, yielding MFIQIQDLQYKYKNAKEAVIKDFCLEIEKGEIVSILGESGSGKSTILRLIAGLECPQNGSINICGETVCNRACFVQPEKRGIGFVFQDYALFPHMTVAKNIMFGLKKKSRKEKHQRVEEMLELVNLADYANRYPHELSGGQQQRVALARALAPEPSLLILDEPFSNLDADLQKKIRRELREIIKKTGITSIFVTHDKEDANAMADRIVYIENGKVKSSAMKTEKQRPALTLVNN
- a CDS encoding ABC transporter permease, which codes for MGLRRLVKQQLNIWSLLSLALIIIILIPNFIIGVQLFTEPNENWQHIQEYLLKDYIRNTLVIMFFTAIATTAIGTSLAWLVAMYDFPLKNFLKWALILPLAIPPYIAAYTYHGIVNYTGVIQTTLRNTFEITVNQKYFTIMNIQGAVFIFTMCLFPYVYTITKSFFQNQSSSMIENARLLGGGPIKIFFRVALPISKASIVGSVTLVILEVLNDYGVVGYFGIQTFSTAIFRTWYGMKDLDSALKLAGSLMLLVIIVLVLEKVLRGRKRYSFSTTKVRPVQPKKLKGMKAWLVFAYTFGIFAIAFIIPFLQLIQWAFMTYEKVLNKNFLTLAFNSIYVAAIAAIIIVVIALVISNFTRLQQGLAAKMASRVTTLGYSIPGAAIAIAFITIFLWMDTTNKELLAKINMEPTIVWRTTLVMLISAYIIRFLAIGYNSIETGFEKVGNSFTEASRTLGASTVKTFFKVDLPMVKGAVFSGFILVFVDILKELPLTLFLQPFNFSTLATQAFKYANDERVQEASLASLLIILLSGIFIFIFHKLAEKENS
- a CDS encoding Fe(3+) ABC transporter substrate-binding protein, yielding MRKKVFAFSMIFLLVFGALAGCAKSNTASKKEPAKESEEKKEPGVVNLYTSRHYESDNELYKIFEEKTGIKVNVVEGKGDELMERLNVEGDATEADLYFTADAGNLHVAKEADLLQPVESEVLEKNIPEKLRDDENYWFAMAKRARVLVYAKDRVKPEELSTYEAMATPEWKGRVVARPADNMYNISLLSSFIEVMGEKEAKDWAKGFVANMAREPQGNDRDQAKAVVAGEADVALMNTYYVGLMSVSEDPEEKKVAEQVGVFFPNQETTGTHINVSAIAVTKYAKNKENAIKFMEFLSSEEAQGKFAEVNFEYPANPNVEPSEFLKSWGDFKEQDINLSVLGKNQQQAIKIFNEVGWK
- a CDS encoding AI-2E family transporter: MTKSKLQFWLIQILLIVSIIFISTKISFMFKPIGVFFTTVFFPILITGFLYFLLNPIVDFLQRKKLPRPAAILIIYLVFAGLMVFAIGNLVPAVTKQATELAHDLPVFADKGIDFINDVVKSSEFKSFRNEQREIIDTIQDKTMEYANNLPNTLTNGIKGFFGIIANIAVILVTVPFLLFYMFKDGHKFPLSVSKFIPSEYRDESLTILKETGATLSAYIQGQVIVASVVGILAFIGYFIIDLRYALVMALIVAFTNIIPYVGPIIGGAPAVLVGFFDSPTKALLVVVVILIAQQIEGNLLSPMILGKSLDTHPATIIIILLAAGNLAGVLGMVLAVPTYAVTKTIVLNLVKLLKARRRASITVEGT
- a CDS encoding DUF3953 domain-containing protein, translating into MLLFLQIILSIAGISLAAYGLITEDFTFQPYMMLCLSLMMLVTGVKELQKGNKGTGWLSIGVFIFIFFVTVQSFLLQ
- a CDS encoding sensor histidine kinase; the encoded protein is MISWQIIILLISLLIIAVCMLLLFHWDVKKMTKQLEEINNNFGTNELVRTNTHNKSLVRFAAKINQLIHLFKQNQQSVERREMELKQEITNISHDLRTPLTSIKGFSDLLKDPSISEAERKEFLDIIQKKIDNLTMIVELFYELSQLDSSDKKLTIEKQFLDQIVVDTMLMFYEDFEKEQLEVQMAEDPVPAVLADNKATVRIVTNIIQNALTYAKSYLKISFIEEEDYIWLRAVNDVENINASKLQSVFNRTFRLDTSRKGTHLGLGLHIVQQLITKQGGKAVANVHENEFILEVSFRKCCDSSELVGNNYGRHFKLH
- a CDS encoding ABC transporter permease codes for the protein MINYLKSESYRLLRKKGPHLTGIVCLSLIAAAAAVLYFVGKSDPRFPYATSKFFYSNVISAGLMIIIVGLIYNSFLTGKDLTLMKQSISFGISRNSIFWSKLILTLSYFLLICVVGIIYMIALGENLFTDENQSAGDFLLACANMAPIVLSGFFLTHTLRMLRVGEVYSIIVLLFIYGFSGNLLRIFSRISGLNELYKYTPDTLLTDNLMGFLDDAVQFDFKYWVVGIVISVISLLIGSKKFVTKNID